A stretch of the Aegilops tauschii subsp. strangulata cultivar AL8/78 chromosome 4, Aet v6.0, whole genome shotgun sequence genome encodes the following:
- the LOC109772140 gene encoding GDSL esterase/lipase LTL1 isoform X6 has product MRGENLLVSANFASTGVGILNDTGVQFVNIIRIVQQLQNFQDYQQRLAAYVGEDAARERVSQSLVLITLGGNDFVNNYYLVPFSARSQQFKIHDYVHFIISEYKKVLAGDMDEGKEASSAGLNNSGRYWIGLCRNYGKGPLRCVEERCYFHLVLSVLSWDCKNLRISPHHFSFVSSMANPVSKQKT; this is encoded by the exons ATGCGCGGCGAGAACCTGCTCGTCAGCGCCAACTTCGCATCCACCGGCGTCGGCATCCTCAACGACACAGGCGTGCAATTC GTGAACATCATCAGGATCGTCCAGCAGCTGCAGAACTTCCAGGACTACCAGCAGAGGCTAGCGGCGTACGTCGGCGAGGACGCGGCGAGGGAGCGCGTGAGCCAGTCGCTGGTGCTCATCACGCTTGGCGGCAACGACTTCGTCAacaactactacctagtgccctTCTCCGCTAGGTCCCAGCAGTTCAAGATCCACGACTACGTCCACTTCATCATCTCCGAGTACAAGAAAGTCCTCGCG GGTGATATGGATGAAGGAAAAGAGGCCAGCAGTGCTGGGCTAAACAATTCAGGGAGGTATTGGATTGGCCTCTGTAGAAACTATGGTAAAG GACCATTGCGGTGCGTAGAAGAAAGGTGCTACTTTCACTTAGTTCTCTCAGTTCTAAGTTGGGACTGCAAAAATTTGAGGATTTCCCCACAT CATTTCTCTTTTGTAAGCAGCATGGCAAACCCGGTTTCAAAGCAAAAGACCTGA
- the LOC109772140 gene encoding GDSL esterase/lipase LTL1 isoform X4 produces MDRLFLSFGACSTAARRAQFPWILFHLFASASSNCEYLGAEPALPYLSPYMRGENLLVSANFASTGVGILNDTGVQFVNIIRIVQQLQNFQDYQQRLAAYVGEDAARERVSQSLVLITLGGNDFVNNYYLVPFSARSQQFKIHDYVHFIISEYKKVLAGDMDEGKEASSAGLNNSGRYWIGLCRNYGKGT; encoded by the exons ATGGATCGATTATTTCTCAGCTTTGGCGCATGCAGTACGGCAGCACGCCGCGCGCAGTTTCCTTGGATTCTATTCCATCTCTTCGCGTCTGCTTCCTCTAATT GCGAGTACCTCGGGGCAGAGCCCGCGCTGCCGTACCTAAGCCCCTACATGCGCGGCGAGAACCTGCTCGTCAGCGCCAACTTCGCATCCACCGGCGTCGGCATCCTCAACGACACAGGCGTGCAATTC GTGAACATCATCAGGATCGTCCAGCAGCTGCAGAACTTCCAGGACTACCAGCAGAGGCTAGCGGCGTACGTCGGCGAGGACGCGGCGAGGGAGCGCGTGAGCCAGTCGCTGGTGCTCATCACGCTTGGCGGCAACGACTTCGTCAacaactactacctagtgccctTCTCCGCTAGGTCCCAGCAGTTCAAGATCCACGACTACGTCCACTTCATCATCTCCGAGTACAAGAAAGTCCTCGCG GGTGATATGGATGAAGGAAAAGAGGCCAGCAGTGCTGGGCTAAACAATTCAGGGAGGTATTGGATTGGCCTCTGTAGAAACTATGGTAAAG GCACCTAA
- the LOC109772140 gene encoding GDSL esterase/lipase LTL1 isoform X1 has translation MDRLFLSFGACSTAARRAQFPWILFHLFASASSNCEYLGAEPALPYLSPYMRGENLLVSANFASTGVGILNDTGVQFVNIIRIVQQLQNFQDYQQRLAAYVGEDAARERVSQSLVLITLGGNDFVNNYYLVPFSARSQQFKIHDYVHFIISEYKKVLAGDMDEGKEASSAGLNNSGRYWIGLCRNYGKGPLRCVEERCYFHLVLSVLSWDCKNLRISPHHFSFVSSMANPVSKQKT, from the exons ATGGATCGATTATTTCTCAGCTTTGGCGCATGCAGTACGGCAGCACGCCGCGCGCAGTTTCCTTGGATTCTATTCCATCTCTTCGCGTCTGCTTCCTCTAATT GCGAGTACCTCGGGGCAGAGCCCGCGCTGCCGTACCTAAGCCCCTACATGCGCGGCGAGAACCTGCTCGTCAGCGCCAACTTCGCATCCACCGGCGTCGGCATCCTCAACGACACAGGCGTGCAATTC GTGAACATCATCAGGATCGTCCAGCAGCTGCAGAACTTCCAGGACTACCAGCAGAGGCTAGCGGCGTACGTCGGCGAGGACGCGGCGAGGGAGCGCGTGAGCCAGTCGCTGGTGCTCATCACGCTTGGCGGCAACGACTTCGTCAacaactactacctagtgccctTCTCCGCTAGGTCCCAGCAGTTCAAGATCCACGACTACGTCCACTTCATCATCTCCGAGTACAAGAAAGTCCTCGCG GGTGATATGGATGAAGGAAAAGAGGCCAGCAGTGCTGGGCTAAACAATTCAGGGAGGTATTGGATTGGCCTCTGTAGAAACTATGGTAAAG GACCATTGCGGTGCGTAGAAGAAAGGTGCTACTTTCACTTAGTTCTCTCAGTTCTAAGTTGGGACTGCAAAAATTTGAGGATTTCCCCACAT CATTTCTCTTTTGTAAGCAGCATGGCAAACCCGGTTTCAAAGCAAAAGACCTGA
- the LOC109772140 gene encoding GDSL esterase/lipase LTL1 isoform X8 produces MRGENLLVSANFASTGVGILNDTGVQFVNIIRIVQQLQNFQDYQQRLAAYVGEDAARERVSQSLVLITLGGNDFVNNYYLVPFSARSQQFKIHDYVHFIISEYKKVLAGDMDEGKEASSAGLNNSGRYWIGLCRNYGKGT; encoded by the exons ATGCGCGGCGAGAACCTGCTCGTCAGCGCCAACTTCGCATCCACCGGCGTCGGCATCCTCAACGACACAGGCGTGCAATTC GTGAACATCATCAGGATCGTCCAGCAGCTGCAGAACTTCCAGGACTACCAGCAGAGGCTAGCGGCGTACGTCGGCGAGGACGCGGCGAGGGAGCGCGTGAGCCAGTCGCTGGTGCTCATCACGCTTGGCGGCAACGACTTCGTCAacaactactacctagtgccctTCTCCGCTAGGTCCCAGCAGTTCAAGATCCACGACTACGTCCACTTCATCATCTCCGAGTACAAGAAAGTCCTCGCG GGTGATATGGATGAAGGAAAAGAGGCCAGCAGTGCTGGGCTAAACAATTCAGGGAGGTATTGGATTGGCCTCTGTAGAAACTATGGTAAAG GCACCTAA
- the LOC109772140 gene encoding GDSL esterase/lipase LTL1 isoform X7, producing MDRLFLSFGACSTAARRAQFPWILFHLFASASSNCEYLGAEPALPYLSPYMRGENLLVSANFASTGVGILNDTGVQFVNIIRIVQQLQNFQDYQQRLAAYVGEDAARERVSQSLVLITLGGNDFVNNYYLVPFSARSQQFKIHDYVHFIISEYKKVLAWSFLHCRVIWMKEKRPAVLG from the exons ATGGATCGATTATTTCTCAGCTTTGGCGCATGCAGTACGGCAGCACGCCGCGCGCAGTTTCCTTGGATTCTATTCCATCTCTTCGCGTCTGCTTCCTCTAATT GCGAGTACCTCGGGGCAGAGCCCGCGCTGCCGTACCTAAGCCCCTACATGCGCGGCGAGAACCTGCTCGTCAGCGCCAACTTCGCATCCACCGGCGTCGGCATCCTCAACGACACAGGCGTGCAATTC GTGAACATCATCAGGATCGTCCAGCAGCTGCAGAACTTCCAGGACTACCAGCAGAGGCTAGCGGCGTACGTCGGCGAGGACGCGGCGAGGGAGCGCGTGAGCCAGTCGCTGGTGCTCATCACGCTTGGCGGCAACGACTTCGTCAacaactactacctagtgccctTCTCCGCTAGGTCCCAGCAGTTCAAGATCCACGACTACGTCCACTTCATCATCTCCGAGTACAAGAAAGTCCTCGCG TGGAGTTTCCTACATTGCAGGGTGATATGGATGAAGGAAAAGAGGCCAGCAGTGCTGGGCTAA
- the LOC109772140 gene encoding GDSL esterase/lipase LTL1 isoform X3, with amino-acid sequence MDRLFLSFGACSTAARRAQFPWILFHLFASASSNCEYLGAEPALPYLSPYMRGENLLVSANFASTGVGILNDTGVQFVNIIRIVQQLQNFQDYQQRLAAYVGEDAARERVSQSLVLITLGGNDFVNNYYLVPFSARSQQFKIHDYVHFIISEYKKVLAGDMDEGKEASSAGLNNSGRYWIGLCRNYGKGPLRCVEERCYFHLVLSVLSWDCKNLRISPHRPEVSASSISLL; translated from the exons ATGGATCGATTATTTCTCAGCTTTGGCGCATGCAGTACGGCAGCACGCCGCGCGCAGTTTCCTTGGATTCTATTCCATCTCTTCGCGTCTGCTTCCTCTAATT GCGAGTACCTCGGGGCAGAGCCCGCGCTGCCGTACCTAAGCCCCTACATGCGCGGCGAGAACCTGCTCGTCAGCGCCAACTTCGCATCCACCGGCGTCGGCATCCTCAACGACACAGGCGTGCAATTC GTGAACATCATCAGGATCGTCCAGCAGCTGCAGAACTTCCAGGACTACCAGCAGAGGCTAGCGGCGTACGTCGGCGAGGACGCGGCGAGGGAGCGCGTGAGCCAGTCGCTGGTGCTCATCACGCTTGGCGGCAACGACTTCGTCAacaactactacctagtgccctTCTCCGCTAGGTCCCAGCAGTTCAAGATCCACGACTACGTCCACTTCATCATCTCCGAGTACAAGAAAGTCCTCGCG GGTGATATGGATGAAGGAAAAGAGGCCAGCAGTGCTGGGCTAAACAATTCAGGGAGGTATTGGATTGGCCTCTGTAGAAACTATGGTAAAG GACCATTGCGGTGCGTAGAAGAAAGGTGCTACTTTCACTTAGTTCTCTCAGTTCTAAGTTGGGACTGCAAAAATTTGAGGATTTCCCCACAT AGACCTGAAGTTTCTGCTTCTAGCATTTCTCTTTTGTAA
- the LOC109772140 gene encoding GDSL esterase/lipase LTL1 isoform X2 yields the protein MDRLFLSFGACSTAARRAQFPWILFHLFASASSNCEYLGAEPALPYLSPYMRGENLLVSANFASTGVGILNDTGVQFVNIIRIVQQLQNFQDYQQRLAAYVGEDAARERVSQSLVLITLGGNDFVNNYYLVPFSARSQQFKIHDYVHFIISEYKKVLAGDMDEGKEASSAGLNNSGRYWIGLCRNYGKGPLRCVEERCYFHLVLSVLSWDCKNLRISPHHGKPGFKAKDLRKNVD from the exons ATGGATCGATTATTTCTCAGCTTTGGCGCATGCAGTACGGCAGCACGCCGCGCGCAGTTTCCTTGGATTCTATTCCATCTCTTCGCGTCTGCTTCCTCTAATT GCGAGTACCTCGGGGCAGAGCCCGCGCTGCCGTACCTAAGCCCCTACATGCGCGGCGAGAACCTGCTCGTCAGCGCCAACTTCGCATCCACCGGCGTCGGCATCCTCAACGACACAGGCGTGCAATTC GTGAACATCATCAGGATCGTCCAGCAGCTGCAGAACTTCCAGGACTACCAGCAGAGGCTAGCGGCGTACGTCGGCGAGGACGCGGCGAGGGAGCGCGTGAGCCAGTCGCTGGTGCTCATCACGCTTGGCGGCAACGACTTCGTCAacaactactacctagtgccctTCTCCGCTAGGTCCCAGCAGTTCAAGATCCACGACTACGTCCACTTCATCATCTCCGAGTACAAGAAAGTCCTCGCG GGTGATATGGATGAAGGAAAAGAGGCCAGCAGTGCTGGGCTAAACAATTCAGGGAGGTATTGGATTGGCCTCTGTAGAAACTATGGTAAAG GACCATTGCGGTGCGTAGAAGAAAGGTGCTACTTTCACTTAGTTCTCTCAGTTCTAAGTTGGGACTGCAAAAATTTGAGGATTTCCCCACAT CATGGCAAACCCGGTTTCAAAGCAAAAGACCTGAGGAAGAATGTGGATTGA
- the LOC109772140 gene encoding GDSL esterase/lipase LTL1 isoform X5, whose amino-acid sequence MDRLFLSFGACSTAARRAQFPWILFHLFASASSNCEYLGAEPALPYLSPYMRGENLLVSANFASTGVGILNDTGVQFVNIIRIVQQLQNFQDYQQRLAAYVGEDAARERVSQSLVLITLGGNDFVNNYYLVPFSARSQQFKIHDYVHFIISEYKKVLAGDMDEGKEASSAGLNNSGRYWIGLCRNYGT is encoded by the exons ATGGATCGATTATTTCTCAGCTTTGGCGCATGCAGTACGGCAGCACGCCGCGCGCAGTTTCCTTGGATTCTATTCCATCTCTTCGCGTCTGCTTCCTCTAATT GCGAGTACCTCGGGGCAGAGCCCGCGCTGCCGTACCTAAGCCCCTACATGCGCGGCGAGAACCTGCTCGTCAGCGCCAACTTCGCATCCACCGGCGTCGGCATCCTCAACGACACAGGCGTGCAATTC GTGAACATCATCAGGATCGTCCAGCAGCTGCAGAACTTCCAGGACTACCAGCAGAGGCTAGCGGCGTACGTCGGCGAGGACGCGGCGAGGGAGCGCGTGAGCCAGTCGCTGGTGCTCATCACGCTTGGCGGCAACGACTTCGTCAacaactactacctagtgccctTCTCCGCTAGGTCCCAGCAGTTCAAGATCCACGACTACGTCCACTTCATCATCTCCGAGTACAAGAAAGTCCTCGCG GGTGATATGGATGAAGGAAAAGAGGCCAGCAGTGCTGGGCTAAACAATTCAGGGAGGTATTGGATTGGCCTCTGTAGAAACTATG GCACCTAA